The Edaphobacter flagellatus sequence TTCCTCATCGTCTGCGCCGTCGGCTTCGTCGCAGGAGGCCCCTCGCGCACCGAAGACCCCGCTCCCCACCACGAGCTCGACCTGATGGATTCAGGAGCAGGCCGTTGAAGTCCGCCACCTCCATCCTGCACACCTGGTCCGCCATCGGCGGCGTTGCCGCCCTCGCCATCGCCGGCGAAGTCCTCATCGCCTCCGCCATGCGCGACCTCGGCGATCTCGATAACTACCGCACCGGTCCCGGCCTCAAAGGCTTCCTCGGCCCCATACGGGCCGTCCTCGCCAGCCCCAAGTTCCTCATCGGAGCCGCCTGCATGGCGCTGAACTTCTTCGCCATGCTCTGGGCGCTCTCCATCGTCGACCTCTCCCTCGCCGCCCCCGCCATCGCGTCGCTCACCTACATCGGCAACGCCATCTGCGCCAAACTCGTCCTGGGCGAAAACGTAGACCGCCGCCGCTGGCTCGCTGTCCTCTTCGTGTGCATCGGCGTCATCCTCATCTCCCACTAAGTTCTGGCGTGTCATTCCGAGCGAAGGTTCTGGAGTGTCATTCCGAGCGAAGGCCGTAGGCCGCAGTCGAGGAACCCCCGCATTTCGCCGACTGCGCCACAACCGCCAACCTCTTTCACAAAATGTCATCCTGAACGAGCCACAGGCGAGCCGAAGGGATTCAACCCTCGGAAATCCGCTCCAGTCCGATCAATGGGGACATTAATCCTGTCAAGCCCCGCAAGCTCAGGAAAACGCTGCAAATCAAACAAAATAAGCCACAAAGCGGCCTCTCCCAAAGTGCCGATCAGTTATTTTTCACTCGCTAAAATAGAAATAGCCCCAAAAACGGCCTCAAGTTTTTGAGGTCACCTCAAACCATTTATTTTCAATATTTTGCAGATTAAACCATGCAGAATCAATATTTTACATTCAAGGCCCACGTCTAAGCCTAATGTTATGAATATTTTGCGCAAAACATAGGGGGGAGGAGGTCAGAAGAGCTTCATCAACCCCGTAGCTGGAAGCTCTGGAGCCATAAACCGCCGCCGCTCGCCGACAACCTCTCCAGCCGCAAGACGGCCGCTGCGAACAGCTCCCTCCATCGTCGAGGGCCATTCGGTAGCCGTCCAGTCTCCGGCAAGATACAGCCCAGACCACTGGGTCTTCTGCTGCGGACGGAAACGATCGAGGCCAGGCGTCACCGAGAAGGTCGCGCGAGCCTCTTTCAACACTCCGCTCTTCAGCAGCTTCGCCTGACGAGCCGCCGGAAAGAAAGTCTCGAACTCGCGAAGCGCCGAGGCAAGAATCGCTTCACGTCCCATCTCCAGCTCAGGCCATGAGGCCGAGATGACCAGTTCCTGATAGCTCCCGCGCTCTTCAGGCCAGCGGCGAATACGCGACTTCGTAAACACCCACTGAATGCGCGTGTCGAGCAACACAGCATGATCGACGCCCGTCACATCGCGGTCGTACCAAAGATGAATCGTCGTGATCGGCGAAGGGACAAATCGCTCGTAAGCTTCCTGACGCTGCTGCTTCTCCGCCTCCGAAGCAGGCAACGTCGCCAGCAGGTTGTGCGACTGACGAACGTCCGTAGCCAGCACCAGCGAATCTGCAACATACTCGTTGCCATTCGAGCGAACCTGCCAGCGTCCGTCCGCAGTCTGAGCAATAGCATCGACGCCAGACTTGAGACGAACATCCACGCCGGAGCGCTCGGCCA is a genomic window containing:
- a CDS encoding DMT family transporter, coding for MKSATSILHTWSAIGGVAALAIAGEVLIASAMRDLGDLDNYRTGPGLKGFLGPIRAVLASPKFLIGAACMALNFFAMLWALSIVDLSLAAPAIASLTYIGNAICAKLVLGENVDRRRWLAVLFVCIGVILISH
- the hpnE gene encoding hydroxysqualene dehydroxylase HpnE produces the protein MTAQSHDVDVIVAGAGVAGLSAAVALSQAGARVMLLERRPYIGGRAYSYQHPALEETIDSQHVVVGCCTNLIELAQQAGMADSFRWYDELIFMEPNGQRSLLKPGPLPAPMHQTLSFLRAPMLSLEDKASVAAGLLRFLRGFPQDDAESFASWLKRTGQTERSIRHFWEPVVIGALNDNFESCSVKYAGKVFHESFLRSPQAGLLGIPAAPLTEFFSPIAALAERSGVDVRLKSGVDAIAQTADGRWQVRSNGNEYVADSLVLATDVRQSHNLLATLPASEAEKQQRQEAYERFVPSPITTIHLWYDRDVTGVDHAVLLDTRIQWVFTKSRIRRWPEERGSYQELVISASWPELEMGREAILASALREFETFFPAARQAKLLKSGVLKEARATFSVTPGLDRFRPQQKTQWSGLYLAGDWTATEWPSTMEGAVRSGRLAAGEVVGERRRFMAPELPATGLMKLF